A genome region from Eschrichtius robustus isolate mEscRob2 chromosome 4, mEscRob2.pri, whole genome shotgun sequence includes the following:
- the GK2 gene encoding glycerol kinase 2, which produces MAAPKTAVVGPLVGAVVQGTDSTHFTVFNSKTAELLSHHQVELTQEFPKEGWVEQDPKEILQSVYECIEKTCEKLQELSIDISNIKAIGVSNQRETTVIWDKLTGEPLYNAVVWLDLRTQSTVETLSKKIPGSNNFVKSKTGLPLSTYFSAVKLRWILDNVRKVQKAVEEGRALFGTIDSWLIWSLTGGVNGGIHCTDVTNASRTMLFNIHSLEWDKKLCNFFEIPMDILPKVWSSSEIYGRMKTGALEGVPISGCLGDQSAALVGQMCFQEGQAKNTYGTGCFLLCNTGHKCVFSEHGLLTTVAYKLGKDKPVCYALEGSVAIAGAVIRWLRDNLGIIKTSEESEKLAKEVGTSYGCYFIPAFSGLYAPYWEPTARGIICGLTQFTNKSHIAFAALEAICFQTREILDAMNHDCGIPLTRLQVDGGMTNNKVLMQLQADILHIPVIKASMPETTALGAAMAAGAAEGVDVWSLKPEDLSMVMMERFEPQIKATESEIRYSTWKKAVMKSMGWVTTQPPESSEPTTFSSLPLGFFIVTSMIMLIGARYISGVP; this is translated from the coding sequence ATGGCAGCTCCGAAGACGGCAGTTGTGGGGCCGTTGGTGGGGGCAGTGGTCCAGGGTACTGACTCCACTCATTTTACGGTTTTCAATTCAAAAACAGCGGAACTACTTAGTCACCATCAAGTGGAATTAACCCAAGAGTTCCCAAAAGAAGGATGGGTAGAACAGGACCCTAAGGAAATTCTTCAGTCAGTTTATGAATGTATAGAGAAAACATGTGAGAAACTTCAAGAACTCAGTATTGATATATCCAACATAAAAGCTATTGGTGTCAGCAATCAGAGGGAAACCACTGTTATCTGGGACAAATTAACTGGAGAGCCGCTCTACAATGCTGTGGTGTGGCTTGATCTAAGAACCCAGTCTACTGTTGAGACGCTTAGCAAAAAAATTCCAGGAAGTAATAACTTCGTCAAGTCCAAGACAGGCCTTCCACTTAGCACTTACTTCAGTGCAGTAAAACTTCGCTGGATTCTTGACAATGTGAGAAAAGTTCAAAAGGCTGTTGAAGAAGGTAGAGCTCTTTTTGGTACCATTGATTCATGGCTTATCTGGAGTCTGACAGGAGGAGTTAATGGAGGTATCCATTGTACAGATGTAACAAATGCAAGTAGGACAATGCTCTTCAACATCCATTCTCTAGAATGGGATAAAAAGCTGTGTAACTTTTTTGAAATTCCAATGGACATTCTTCCAAAGGTCTGGAGTTCTTCCGAGATCTATGGCCGAATGAAAACTGGGGCCTTGGAAGGTGTGCCAATATCTGGATGTTTGGGGGACCAGTCTGCTGCATTAGTAGGACAAATGTGCTTCCAGGAAGGACAAGCCAAAAACACGTATGGAACAGGCTGTTTCTTACTATGTAATACAGGTCATAAGTGTGTATTTTCTGAACACGGCCTCCTGACCACAGTGGCTTACAAGCTAGGCAAAGACAAGCCAGTATGTTACGCATTGGAAGGTTCTGTTGCTATAGCCGGTGCTGTTATTCGCTGGCTGAGAGACAATCTTGGAATTATAAAGACCtcagaagaaagtgaaaaacttGCTAAAGAAGTAGGTACTTCTTATGGCTGCTACTTCATCCCAGCCTTTTCAGGGTTATACGCACCTTATTGGGAGCCCACTGCAAGAGGGATAATCTGCGGTCTCACTCAGTTCACCAATAAAAGTcatattgcttttgctgcattagAAGCTATTTGTTTCCAAACCCGAGAGATTTTGGATGCCATGAACCATGACTGTGGAATTCCACTCACTCGTTTGCAGGTGGATGGAGGAATGACCAACAACAAAGTTCTTATGCAACTGCAAGCAGACATTCTGCATATTCCAGTAATAAAAGCCTCCATGCCTGAAACAACTGCCCTGGGAGCTGCCATGGCAGCAGGAGCTGCAGAAGGGGTAGACGTTTGGAGTCTTAAACCCGAGGATTTGTCAATGGTCATGATGGAACGGTTTGAACCACAGATAAAAGCCACAGAAAGTGAAATTCGTTATTCTACATGGAAGAAAGCTGTGATGAAGTCAATGGGTTGGGTTACAACTCAGCCTCCTGAAAGTAGTGAACCTACTACGTTCTCTAGTCTGCCCTTGGGTTTTTTTATAGTGACTAGCATGATAATGTTAATTGGAGCAAGATACATCTCAGGTGTACCATAA